GAATTTGCGGAACTACTTCTGATGCTTTTTGCTGTAAACAGCAACAGAGCATGATTGCAAGGATCAGCAGAGTGATTCGCACAGAATAATTCCGGTATAGGGGAATATATCCTTTATGATGAAAAAATTAATTTGCAAGCTTTGCAAAGAAGCGATATGCGTTCTCAGACTAAGTGGGGTCTGGCTTTCATAATTCTTGGCTTTTTGCTTCTGCCCCTCTTTTTGCCCCTCACGTTGTTATATTCTGTTCCCCTGATCGCCATTGGTTTGGCGTTGATTTTATTTAGGCATAGAGAAGAGATCATTGAAAAACCATGAGGTGATCTTATGGAAGAGATCATCATAACCACGACCGATTTCGTGCCGGGCTTTGAGATTGAAAGTGTTATAGGAGTTGTTTTCGGAAATACAGTCAGAGCGAAGCACATCGGCAAAGACATCTCAGCGCTTTTCAAGAACATTGTTGGCGGTGAAATTCAGGAATACACCGAAATGCTGTCTGAGGCAAGAAAAGAAGCTCTGAACAGGATGATCAAGAATGCAAAGGAGCTTGGAGCGGATGCTGTTTTAAACGTCAGATTTGCAACTTCTCAAACCATGGCGGGAGCAGCGGAGCTTTTGGCTTATGGAACTGCGGTTAAACTGAAAAAGAAATATTGAATGTGCCCAAAATTATTTTTTAGACTAAAGAATGGAAGCGGATAGAAATCGTTATATTCCCCCGCTTTCTAACAGGAATATGAGAAGATCACTGCTCGACATATTAGCATGTCCTAAATGCAAATCCGATCTCGATTTGGAGGTTTTTGAGGAAGATCAAAACGAGATAATTTCTGGAAAGCTCATCTGCAGGAAGTGTAATGTTTCCTATCCGATTGAAGACGGAATTCCTAATTTGCTACCACAGTTATGAAGTTCATTGTCGTTACTGGCGGAGTGATGAGCGGACTTGGCAAGGGAATTACTGCAGCTTCCATAGGCAGACTTCTCGTTGATCTGGGCTATAGAGTTGTTCCTATAAAGATCGACCCTTACATAAACATCGACGCAGGCACGATGAATCCTTTCCAGCATGGCGAGGTTTACGTGCTCAAAGATGGCACCGAAGTAGATCTTGATCTCGGGCATTATGAACGCTTCATAGGCATGGAGCTAACTGGAGATCACAACATCACCACTGGGAAGATCTACCGCCGTGTAATTGAGAAGGAAAGACGTGGCGAATACCTTGGGCAGACGGTGCAGATAATCCCTCACGTAACGGATGAGATAAAGTCCTGGATCAGGGAAGTTGCAAAAAAGAACAACGCCGAGATCTGTCTTATTGAAATCGGAGGCACCGTGGGAGACATCGAGAGCATGCCATTCCTTGAGGCGATAAGGCAGATGAGAATTGAGGAGAGAGAAGAGGACTTTTTGCTCGTTCACGTCACTTTGATTCCACTCGATGCAGGCGGGGAGCAAAAGACCAAGCCGACACAGCACAGCGTGAAGGAGCTTCGGGAACTCGGGCTTTATCCTGACGTGATCGTTGGGAGATGCAAAGAAAAGCTAAAAGAATCGACAAAGAGGAAGATCGCACTCTTCTGCGACGTAGAAGTTGAGGCGGTGATCAGCAACGAGGACTGCGACATTTACGAAGTTCCGCTGAAGTTTAAGGAGGAGAAGCTTGATGATGTTATTTTGCGGAAGTTGAAGCTTGAAAAAAGAAAGCAGGACACTGAATGGGAAGAATTCGTTAAAAGAATGCGAGAGTTAAAAGAAGAAGTCGATATAGCAATTGTGGGCAAATACGTGGACGTTAAGGATGCTTATTTGAGCATAAAAGAGGCTTTGAAGCACGCCGGGATACATTTGGGCTGTAAGGTAAACTGCATATGGATCGACAGTGAAAAGGTTGAAAAGGGGGAAGTAAAGCTTGATTATGATGGCATTTTAGTGCCTGGCGGTTTTGGTAAAAGAGGAGCAGAGGGAAAAATAAAGGCAATAGAGTTTGCAAGAACGAAAAACGTGCCTTTTCTTGGCATTTGTTTTGGTTTTCAGCTTGCTGTGGTCGAATTTTCGAGAAATGTTTGTGATCTTAAGAACGCCAACAGTTCTGAAATTGACAAGGCAGAGCATTGTGTTATAGACCTGCTCCCAGAGCAGAAAGAGATCAGAGAATTCGGTGGAACTATGAGACTTGGGGAAATAGAAGTGACGATAAAGCCGGGAACAATGGCTCACCGACTTTATGGCAGGGAAAAAGTCTATGAAAGGCACAGGCATCGATATGAAGTGAACCCAGACTATATACCCTTGCTTGAAAGCAAAGGCCTTGTTTTCAGCGGGTGGTCTGACAATAAGCGAAGAATGGAGATACTTGAAATTCCGAGTCATCGATTTTTCTTTGCGACACAATTCCATCCTGAATTTAAGTCTCGACCGCTCTCGCCCTCTCCCCCATTTTTGGGATTTGTTAAGGCTGTGTTGGATTTCAGAATAGAAAAGATGTCAAGGGTTCGATAAGGATTATATATCGAAATTTTAATTCAACTCATGCCAATCGACCCGGCTTTGAAAGAGATTATGAAATTATACAGGCAACTTCCGCCATTTGATCGTTCAATTTCGGCTCAGAGATACCGCGAAATCATCAATCCACTTTTTGAACGTGTCACGAATTCAGTTGAGGAGAATGTGGCAAGAGTTGAAGACATCTTTATTAGAGGTAGAAACGGCGATATTCGGCTTAGAGTATACCAGCAAAAACCAAATAGCCCAGTCCTTGTTTACTATCATGGCGGTGGATTCGTTATTTGTAGCATTGAAACCCACGATTCGATTTGCAGAAGAATAGCAAGGCTTTCGAATGCAACTGTGGTCTCGGTTGATTATCGCCTCGCTCCTGAGCACAAGTTTCCATCTGCAGTAATCGATGCCTATGATGCACTGAAATGGGTCTGGGAAAACGGAGAAAAAATTGAAGTTGATACAGACAAAATTTTTGTGGGTGGAGATAGTGCTGGAGGAAATCTTGCCACCGTTGTGAGCATCATGGCAAGGGATAATGGCGAGGATTTTATTAAGGGACAGATTCTGGTTTATCCTGTTGTGAATCTTGCAGGAATCACTTCTTCATGGCTTGAGTATTCTTCATTTGGTATACTTTTGCACGAAATAATGCTATGGTTCTCACAACAATATCTGAGAACTAAAGAAGACGCTCTTGACCCACGTGCATCACCAATCTATGCAGATCTTAGCAATCTCCCTCCGGCGCTAATTGTAACTGCAGAATACGATCCTCTTCGAGATGAAGGAGAGACCTATGGAGCTCTGATGAGAAAAAGCGGAAGTTCTGCGGTAGTTGTTAGATACAACGGAATGATGCACGGATTTTTGAACCTTTATCCGTATCTTGATGCAGGCAAAGAATTAATAGCTCAAATCTCTGCAAAAATAGCCGGTTTTTAGCCTAATTTTCTTCTCAATTCATTTATCTCTTTTCTGAGTTCTGTAGTTGATCGGAAAAGAAGATGCGTAATGAGTCCAAATACAAAGAACTGAACGCCCATTAGAATGAACATGGTGGTAAGCATTGCGAGTAAAATATGCGTTATACCTCTAAACCAGCCGTAAAGAACGTAAAGCCCTGTTATAAGGCCAAGAAACAGAAATATTGCCCCAAGAAGATATATATATCGAGCTGGACTGTATCGTCTTAGCATTTCGTATATTGCCTTTCCGATTCTAAAACCATCTCTTATGGGCTTTAATTTCGTCTTACCTTCTCTTTTGCGATAGCTTATCGGAACTTCTGTTACTCTAAAGCCTTTAGCAAGTGTTTCAACCGTTAGCTCCACTTCGACTTCAAATCCGGACTTTTTTATCTCGATACTCTTGTAAACTTCTTTTTTTAGTGCTCTATAGCCAGATAGAATATCATTTAGGCTGACACCGTAGGCGAATCTGAAAAAAAAGTTCAAAATTTTATTTCCAAATAAGTTGAGCCTTGTGAAAGCACCCTTTTCATAGCTATGGAATCTGTTTCCAATTACATGGTCTGATAGTCCACTCTTTATGGGTTCAAGTAGTTTGTGAACTTCTTCTGCAGGATAGCTGCCATCTCCATCCACAAGGACGATAACGTCGCTGTCAAGGATTTTGAATGCATCCGATACAGCATTTCCTTTACCTTTGCCAGTTTGGAGTATCACTTTTGCTCCATTTTTCTCTGCAATCTCTCTTGTCCTGTCTTTACTTCCCCCATCCACTACCAGAACGTCGAATCCAAGTCTTTTGAAATCCGCAACTACTCCGCCAATCCCCTTCTCTTCGTTAAGCGTTGGAACAACGATGGTTACATTCATCAGATTCTCGAAATTCTCAGCAGGCTTTTAACTGGCACGGTCTCAATTCTACCTCCCTTGTCCGCAACTACTGCAACACCGAGAACTTTTCCTCCGCTTTTCTCTATGACTTCTATGGCCCCTCTAACAGTTCTTCCTGTCGATATTATGTCGTCAACTATAACGCATTTCTTCCCTGTAACCTTTGCAAAATTCTCGCTGAGAATTCCCTCCTTTACTTCCTGGCCACTTACCTTTGCTGGATAGTATATTGCAAGCTCGGCTGAAAGCTCTTCTGCAACCATTGTTGACAGCGGAATACCGCTGGTTGCTATCCCCACGACCACATCGAGATCTTCGAAATTCTCCATAATCATGTCTGCAAGTGCAACTGCGATCATCCTTAAACGCCACGGTTTAACGAGATTAGACCACTCTATGTAGATATCGGATGGGGGAGTTTGTGTAGCCCTCGTCAATAGCCATACAGCCGTGTCTAAGGAAACATTTAATTCGTCTGCGATCTCTTCTGTGGCCATTCCTTTTTCCTTCAACCTTCTTGCTTTTTCAATCAAACTCTCAATCTTCATTTTTTCACCTTCCTTATTACCGTTTCACCACCACATATCGGGCAAACATCGCTTTCAACTTTTCTACCACACCCCCTACATATCCTTACCCACTTAAAACCTTTCGATATTCTGGGATGGATCACACTCTCAAACTCTATTCCAAGAGCCATTGCAACGTTCTGTATGGAGTAGTCATCTGTTACAAGGACTACTTCGTTTCCCTTTTCTTTTTCGTCAAGAGCTTTTGCTAGAACTTTTAGATCGGTGTCTGAAAGCTTGTATATGTCTCCTGTTCTTGTTGATATTTCTTTTACAATTCTTAAACTCTGCTCGCTGGCACTTTCAACTTTAAGCTCTTTTACACTAAAGTATAAAGAGGAATTCTCATCTAGGATTTCTGAAACTACTTCTGGCACAGTTATCATGTTTGGATACACTGCCTTTCTTTGAAAAATCGCTCTCGTGTCGAGCACATAGACTCGCACACAGTAGGTTGTATAAAAAGGTTAAAAAATTTACTCCAAAACCCCTTTCACTTCTTTGGCCAACAATTCCGCAACGCTTATTCTTGAATAAATTTTTTCGATGGTGTCGGTCGCAGTGATATCAGCAATGCCTGCAGAAAATAGCTTTATGGGCGCAAATTCTGCCAATACAGCGTGAACACATGCGGTCTCGACTTTTTTCGCTCCGAGTTCGTATAGCTTTTTTGTTGCCTCAACAACTGTTCCGCCAGTCGAGATTATATCGTCTACAATAACAACCTGTTTTCCAGCGACATCAAGATTCTTCGGTGTGATTTCAACTGTCTGAGCATCAATTCTCTTCTTTTCCAGCCAATCCCATTCGCAGTTCGCAACTTTTGCCGCATTCTTCACACGCTCTGCAGAACCCTTATCTGGCGAAACCATTACGATGTCTCTCCCTTTAAAGTGGTTGCCAATAAGAGGCATTGCGTCTAAATCTGTTAACCTTTTGAAACTCTCTTTTGCTTTAATGCTATGGATGTTTACAGTTAGAACCCTATCTGCTCTTTCTTCGAGCATCTTTGCGAGAACTCTTATACTTACTGCTTCCCCCTTTAAAAACTCTCGATCCTGCCTTGCGTATCCCATGTATGGTATAATGGCTATAATTTCGCCTTTTAAGGCGTCAAAAAGTAAATTCAGGAGAACTACGTCTTCGTTAGAGCAGACGCTCCCTACAACCAAATGTGATTTTTCATCGCTCTCGGCTCTTACATAAAGCTCTGAATCTGGAAATCTCTTGTATTGAACGTTTGCAATCCTTAAATTGAGAATTTCTGCAATTTTCTTGCCAAGCGTTGGAGACGAGGGGCAGATTACGAGATCCATAAAAATATGTTGGGCTTATTTATTTTTTGTAGAACCTCAGTAGTTCAACAGGAACTGGCAGGACGATCGTCGTATTCTTTTCAGCTGCCACCTCGTTCAGAGTCTGGAGATATCTTAAGAACAGCGACCCCTCACTTTGAGCTAAAACATCAGCAGCCTCTTTGAGCTTCATGGCCGCCTGATACTCTCCTTCCGCTCTTATAATTTTCGATCTTCTCTCTCTTTCTGCCTCTGCCTGCATGGCCATTACTCTTCGCATCTCTTCTGGGAGCTCCACGTCTTTAATCTCAACTGCAGTAACCTTTATTCCCCATGGATTTGTGGCTTCATCGATTATTTGCTGGAGTCTTATATTTAATTTATCTCTTTCTGAAAGAACTTCGTCGAGTTCTGCTTGACCTATTATGCTTCTAAGTGTCGTTTGAGCTATTTGTGCAGTTGCATACATGTAGTTGGAAACTTCTGTTACAGCCTTTGCGGGATCAACAACTCGATAGTAAACAACCGCGTTTACTTTCACAGTAACATTATCCTTTGTCACAACTTCCTGTGCCGGAACGTCGTAGGTTACTGTTCTCAAATCAACTTTGACCATGCTATCTAAAATTGGAATTATAAAGAACAAACCTGGTCCTTTTGCTCCTATCAGCCTCCCAAGCCTGAATATAACACCCCTTTCGTATTCCTTCACTATTCTTATTGCAGACGCTAAGAAAATAAGCAAAATTAGGGCTATTCCTATCCAATACCACTCCATGCTCTAAGTTTACGAATTACTTATTAAGCTTTTTGTGGAAGTGATACATATTCTTCAGAACTCTCACAGCTCTCTCAGGAGTTGAATAAACCGGAAAGTTCTTTTCCATTTGCCTTTTCACGTCTCTGAGCGGTTCAACATCTTCTTTCATTGTGAAAATTATGGGCTTGGAGTATTTTTTGAACTCCGTTAGCACATCGAGATCCATACCAAGGAGACTTGGAATAAATATCCCAGAAATCACAGCATCCACTTGTTCATCTTCACAAAGCAATCTTAAAACGTCAAAGAAAACCATGTCGCCTGATCTTTCAATTATCGGATATAGGTCGATCGGGTTTTGAACTG
Above is a window of Archaeoglobaceae archaeon DNA encoding:
- a CDS encoding slipin family protein; the protein is MEWYWIGIALILLIFLASAIRIVKEYERGVIFRLGRLIGAKGPGLFFIIPILDSMVKVDLRTVTYDVPAQEVVTKDNVTVKVNAVVYYRVVDPAKAVTEVSNYMYATAQIAQTTLRSIIGQAELDEVLSERDKLNIRLQQIIDEATNPWGIKVTAVEIKDVELPEEMRRVMAMQAEAERERRSKIIRAEGEYQAAMKLKEAADVLAQSEGSLFLRYLQTLNEVAAEKNTTIVLPVPVELLRFYKK
- the prs gene encoding ribose-phosphate diphosphokinase, which codes for MDLVICPSSPTLGKKIAEILNLRIANVQYKRFPDSELYVRAESDEKSHLVVGSVCSNEDVVLLNLLFDALKGEIIAIIPYMGYARQDREFLKGEAVSIRVLAKMLEERADRVLTVNIHSIKAKESFKRLTDLDAMPLIGNHFKGRDIVMVSPDKGSAERVKNAAKVANCEWDWLEKKRIDAQTVEITPKNLDVAGKQVVIVDDIISTGGTVVEATKKLYELGAKKVETACVHAVLAEFAPIKLFSAGIADITATDTIEKIYSRISVAELLAKEVKGVLE
- a CDS encoding methytransferase partner Trm112, with amino-acid sequence MRRSLLDILACPKCKSDLDLEVFEEDQNEIISGKLICRKCNVSYPIEDGIPNLLPQL
- the aglJ gene encoding S-layer glycoprotein N-glycosyltransferase AglJ, producing the protein MNVTIVVPTLNEEKGIGGVVADFKRLGFDVLVVDGGSKDRTREIAEKNGAKVILQTGKGKGNAVSDAFKILDSDVIVLVDGDGSYPAEEVHKLLEPIKSGLSDHVIGNRFHSYEKGAFTRLNLFGNKILNFFFRFAYGVSLNDILSGYRALKKEVYKSIEIKKSGFEVEVELTVETLAKGFRVTEVPISYRKREGKTKLKPIRDGFRIGKAIYEMLRRYSPARYIYLLGAIFLFLGLITGLYVLYGWFRGITHILLAMLTTMFILMGVQFFVFGLITHLLFRSTTELRKEINELRRKLG
- the pyrG gene encoding CTP synthase (glutamine hydrolyzing); the encoded protein is MKFIVVTGGVMSGLGKGITAASIGRLLVDLGYRVVPIKIDPYINIDAGTMNPFQHGEVYVLKDGTEVDLDLGHYERFIGMELTGDHNITTGKIYRRVIEKERRGEYLGQTVQIIPHVTDEIKSWIREVAKKNNAEICLIEIGGTVGDIESMPFLEAIRQMRIEEREEDFLLVHVTLIPLDAGGEQKTKPTQHSVKELRELGLYPDVIVGRCKEKLKESTKRKIALFCDVEVEAVISNEDCDIYEVPLKFKEEKLDDVILRKLKLEKRKQDTEWEEFVKRMRELKEEVDIAIVGKYVDVKDAYLSIKEALKHAGIHLGCKVNCIWIDSEKVEKGEVKLDYDGILVPGGFGKRGAEGKIKAIEFARTKNVPFLGICFGFQLAVVEFSRNVCDLKNANSSEIDKAEHCVIDLLPEQKEIREFGGTMRLGEIEVTIKPGTMAHRLYGREKVYERHRHRYEVNPDYIPLLESKGLVFSGWSDNKRRMEILEIPSHRFFFATQFHPEFKSRPLSPSPPFLGFVKAVLDFRIEKMSRVR
- a CDS encoding orotate phosphoribosyltransferase-like protein; this encodes MKIESLIEKARRLKEKGMATEEIADELNVSLDTAVWLLTRATQTPPSDIYIEWSNLVKPWRLRMIAVALADMIMENFEDLDVVVGIATSGIPLSTMVAEELSAELAIYYPAKVSGQEVKEGILSENFAKVTGKKCVIVDDIISTGRTVRGAIEVIEKSGGKVLGVAVVADKGGRIETVPVKSLLRISRI
- a CDS encoding NOB1 family endonuclease, which encodes MRVYVLDTRAIFQRKAVYPNMITVPEVVSEILDENSSLYFSVKELKVESASEQSLRIVKEISTRTGDIYKLSDTDLKVLAKALDEKEKGNEVVLVTDDYSIQNVAMALGIEFESVIHPRISKGFKWVRICRGCGRKVESDVCPICGGETVIRKVKK
- a CDS encoding YbjQ family protein; translation: MEEIIITTTDFVPGFEIESVIGVVFGNTVRAKHIGKDISALFKNIVGGEIQEYTEMLSEARKEALNRMIKNAKELGADAVLNVRFATSQTMAGAAELLAYGTAVKLKKKY
- a CDS encoding alpha/beta hydrolase: MPIDPALKEIMKLYRQLPPFDRSISAQRYREIINPLFERVTNSVEENVARVEDIFIRGRNGDIRLRVYQQKPNSPVLVYYHGGGFVICSIETHDSICRRIARLSNATVVSVDYRLAPEHKFPSAVIDAYDALKWVWENGEKIEVDTDKIFVGGDSAGGNLATVVSIMARDNGEDFIKGQILVYPVVNLAGITSSWLEYSSFGILLHEIMLWFSQQYLRTKEDALDPRASPIYADLSNLPPALIVTAEYDPLRDEGETYGALMRKSGSSAVVVRYNGMMHGFLNLYPYLDAGKELIAQISAKIAGF